The following coding sequences are from one Nonlabens arenilitoris window:
- the pdxA gene encoding 4-hydroxythreonine-4-phosphate dehydrogenase PdxA — translation MNKKQNIRVGISLGDPNGIGGEIILKAFENSQMLELYTPVIFASTKLLSYYIKSLKINTKIHGITSLDDIVDGKVNVVRLIKEPFKVNWGTVDPIAGELAIRSLKAATAALKSNQIDVLVTAPIHKESIQSDDFKFPGHTDYLNQELDGESLMFMVSEDLRVGLLTDHVPLKDVPNQITEKVIKTKIGTIKESLKKDFGIVKPKIAVLGINPHVGDNGVIGTDDQDTLIPVLEELRKDGTLIFGPYPADSFFGNKKHVQFDAVLASYHDQGLVPFKTITFGTGVNYTAGLSHVRTSPDHGTGFDIAGKGDANPSSFMAAIHTAVTIFRHRTMYEKLSSNPLKNLSKKRR, via the coding sequence ATGAACAAAAAGCAAAACATTAGAGTAGGAATTTCATTAGGCGATCCTAACGGAATAGGTGGAGAGATTATTTTAAAAGCATTTGAAAATAGTCAGATGTTGGAGCTATATACTCCAGTGATTTTTGCAAGTACTAAGCTTTTATCCTATTATATTAAATCTTTAAAGATTAATACTAAAATTCATGGTATAACCTCACTAGACGATATTGTTGATGGAAAGGTTAACGTGGTAAGATTGATTAAAGAACCTTTTAAAGTTAATTGGGGAACAGTAGACCCTATTGCAGGTGAACTAGCTATAAGAAGCTTAAAGGCCGCTACAGCTGCTTTAAAATCAAATCAGATAGATGTTTTAGTGACAGCACCTATTCATAAAGAATCAATACAATCAGATGATTTTAAATTCCCTGGTCATACAGACTATCTTAATCAAGAGCTAGATGGGGAAAGTTTAATGTTTATGGTTTCTGAAGATTTAAGAGTCGGATTACTTACAGATCACGTTCCTTTAAAAGACGTGCCTAATCAGATTACAGAAAAAGTGATTAAAACTAAAATAGGAACTATTAAGGAGTCTTTAAAGAAGGATTTTGGAATTGTGAAGCCTAAAATTGCTGTTTTAGGTATTAATCCTCACGTAGGAGATAATGGTGTAATAGGAACAGATGATCAGGATACTTTAATTCCGGTCTTAGAAGAATTGAGAAAAGATGGTACGTTAATATTCGGGCCATATCCAGCAGATAGTTTTTTTGGAAACAAGAAACATGTACAATTTGACGCTGTTTTAGCATCATATCATGATCAAGGATTAGTGCCATTTAAAACGATAACATTTGGTACTGGAGTTAACTATACAGCAGGTTTAAGTCATGTAAGAACTAGTCCAGATCATGGAACTGGATTTGACATTGCAGGAAAAGGCGATGCAAACCCATCTTCATTTATGGCAGCAATTCATACCGCGGTTACTATTTTTAGACACAGAACTATGTATGAAAAACTGTCTTCAAACCCATTAAAAAATCTTTCTAAGAAACGTAGATAA
- a CDS encoding riboflavin synthase: MFTGIIESAARVIQLKKENTNLHLTLESNITSELKIDQSVAHNGVCLTVVAIDGNQYVVTAIEETLNKTNISKLNVGDIVNIERAMKMNARLDGHIVQGHVDQVAICREVVNKDGSWIFTFEYDKNLHNVTIEKGSICINGVSLTVVNSKINEFSVAIIPYTYEHTGFKTLKKGDTVNLEFDVIGKYVKRLMGL, translated from the coding sequence ATGTTTACAGGAATAATAGAGTCTGCTGCAAGAGTCATTCAACTCAAAAAAGAAAATACAAATTTACACTTAACTCTAGAGAGCAATATCACTAGTGAGTTAAAAATAGATCAAAGTGTCGCACACAACGGTGTCTGTTTAACCGTGGTCGCTATAGACGGTAATCAGTATGTTGTTACTGCAATTGAAGAAACTTTAAATAAAACTAACATAAGTAAGTTAAATGTAGGCGATATTGTCAATATTGAACGAGCTATGAAAATGAATGCCAGGCTGGACGGACATATCGTTCAAGGTCATGTAGATCAAGTAGCAATTTGTAGGGAAGTAGTTAATAAAGACGGCTCATGGATCTTCACTTTTGAGTACGATAAGAATTTACATAATGTGACTATTGAAAAAGGTAGTATTTGCATTAATGGTGTTAGTCTTACTGTTGTCAATTCAAAGATCAATGAATTTTCTGTAGCGATAATTCCTTATACCTATGAACACACTGGTTTTAAAACGCTAAAAAAAGGCGATACCGTCAATTTAGAATTTGACGTTATAGGTAAATATGTGAAAAGATTAATGGGATTATAA
- the mce gene encoding methylmalonyl-CoA epimerase, producing MLGKIEHLGIAVKDLEKANETYEKLLGRKPYKSEEVESEHVITSFFKSGKNKIELLAATHEDSAIAKYIEKRGEGIHHVAFKVKDIKAELKRLEKEGFKILNSKPKKGADNKWVAFIHPKSTNGVLVELCQEIEE from the coding sequence ATGTTAGGAAAAATTGAGCATTTAGGTATTGCCGTTAAAGATTTAGAAAAAGCAAATGAGACTTATGAAAAGCTTTTAGGTAGAAAACCATATAAAAGTGAGGAAGTTGAAAGCGAGCACGTGATAACATCATTTTTTAAATCTGGTAAAAATAAAATTGAGTTATTAGCTGCGACGCATGAGGATAGTGCTATTGCAAAATACATAGAAAAAAGAGGTGAAGGTATCCATCATGTGGCATTTAAGGTTAAAGATATCAAGGCTGAATTAAAAAGATTAGAAAAAGAAGGATTTAAAATTTTAAATAGTAAACCTAAGAAAGGTGCTGATAATAAGTGGGTTGCGTTTATTCATCCTAAATCTACAAACGGCGTATTAGTAGAGTTATGTCAGGAAATTGAAGAATAG
- the rbfA gene encoding 30S ribosome-binding factor RbfA, whose protein sequence is MEESNRQKKISGILQEDISSVIQDFLRKNTVKNLLVSVTKVTVTPDLGYAKAYLSVFPADKAEAVVQEIVEIGPELRHQVAAKVRHQLRRMPELQFFNDDSLEYMDQIDRELKGLNNPIENPDILPRRKKS, encoded by the coding sequence ATGGAAGAAAGTAATAGACAGAAAAAAATTAGTGGTATCCTTCAAGAGGACATATCTTCTGTAATACAGGATTTTTTAAGAAAGAACACCGTTAAGAACCTACTGGTATCTGTAACTAAAGTTACGGTAACACCAGATCTAGGATATGCAAAAGCATACCTATCTGTTTTTCCTGCAGATAAAGCCGAAGCTGTCGTTCAAGAAATTGTAGAAATAGGACCTGAATTAAGACATCAAGTAGCTGCAAAAGTACGACACCAATTACGTCGCATGCCCGAATTACAATTCTTTAATGATGATTCACTAGAGTATATGGATCAAATAGATAGAGAGCTTAAAGGCCTTAATAACCCTATTGAGAATCCAGATATATTGCCGCGCAGAAAAAAATCTTAG
- a CDS encoding ABC transporter permease, which translates to MNFSYYIAKRYLVSKNGKNAINIINILSFIITIVGTAALFIVLSGFSGLKSFSTEFSSYFDPDLKVTPLNGKTIEIPLSRKRELESLPGITLLSATIEEKAFLHYDGKNDIAYIKGVDSNYDQIIKTDTILLQGSWLGNSDLQIVAGASISDELSLQIDNYGRFLQIMVPKPGKNAINALNYRDSFSQIDVVATGIFSINENLDSKYIFTTIAAARKLLNYSNDQASSLEIKLAPGADEDLIREKLQALFDVPIVIKNRLQMNDGLYKMLNSENLAVYLIFTLVLIIALFNVVGSIIMMILDKKQNLKTLLDLGASVASLRKIFFIQGSLMTISGGLIGLLIGVISVFLQIEYSLLYIAPGLPYPFEMVLTNIIVALGTISILGIIASYIASRRINEGLLSQAKL; encoded by the coding sequence GTGAACTTTTCTTATTACATCGCAAAGCGATATCTGGTATCTAAGAATGGTAAAAATGCCATTAACATTATCAACATACTTAGTTTTATTATAACTATTGTAGGGACAGCAGCGTTATTTATAGTGCTTTCTGGATTTTCTGGATTAAAAAGTTTCAGTACAGAATTCAGCAGTTATTTTGATCCAGATCTTAAGGTCACTCCTTTAAACGGTAAGACTATTGAAATTCCGCTTTCGCGAAAGCGAGAACTAGAAAGCCTGCCAGGCATTACTCTATTAAGTGCTACCATAGAGGAAAAAGCATTTTTACATTATGATGGTAAAAACGATATTGCTTATATAAAAGGCGTAGATAGTAACTATGATCAAATCATTAAAACTGACACTATATTACTGCAAGGAAGCTGGCTAGGAAATAGTGATTTACAAATAGTGGCAGGAGCCTCTATATCTGATGAGCTCTCTTTACAAATAGATAATTACGGTAGGTTTCTCCAAATCATGGTTCCTAAACCTGGTAAAAATGCGATAAATGCATTAAATTATAGAGATTCATTCAGCCAGATTGATGTCGTCGCTACGGGAATATTCAGCATCAATGAAAATCTAGACAGTAAATATATTTTTACAACCATAGCAGCAGCTAGAAAATTATTAAACTATAGCAATGATCAAGCTAGTAGTCTAGAAATTAAACTGGCACCAGGCGCTGACGAAGACCTAATCAGAGAAAAACTTCAGGCACTGTTTGATGTTCCAATCGTGATTAAAAACAGGCTTCAAATGAATGATGGTTTATATAAAATGCTTAATTCAGAAAATCTGGCCGTATACCTCATCTTTACCCTAGTACTTATCATAGCACTGTTTAATGTTGTAGGTTCTATTATTATGATGATATTAGATAAAAAACAAAATTTAAAAACCTTATTAGATTTAGGGGCTAGTGTTGCTTCACTGCGCAAAATATTTTTTATTCAAGGCAGTTTAATGACTATCAGTGGTGGATTAATAGGTCTATTGATAGGTGTAATATCTGTGTTCTTACAGATTGAATATAGCTTGTTATATATAGCACCAGGACTTCCTTATCCTTTTGAAATGGTTTTAACTAATATTATTGTGGCTTTAGGTACCATTTCAATATTGGGAATTATAGCTAGTTATATTGCTTCTAGACGTATTAATGAAGGGTTGCTATCACAAGCAAAACTTTAA